A genomic region of Brevibacillus sp. JNUCC-41 contains the following coding sequences:
- a CDS encoding thiazole biosynthesis adenylyltransferase ThiF, translated as MNERYSRQELFGPIGEEGQLKILKKHVLVIGAGALGTGSAEGLVRAGIGKLTIVDRDYVEWSNLQRQQLYCEDDAKKRIPKAVAAKNRLKALNSDVIVKSHVADVSVDELAKLVEGVDLILDATDNFDTRMLINDTAQKYNIPWIYGACVGSYGISYTIIPEATPCLNCLLETVPIGGLTCDTAGIISPAVQTVVAHQLAEALKILVEDFGSLRNKIVSFDLWKNEYSSINVAQLKKDSCLSCGSNRTYPHLSYSNRTKTAVLCGRDSVQIRPAMNLERDLAEIEKNLLAQGGKIVRNPYLLSFTIGTHRLVIFKDGRALIHGTKDISEAKTLYHRYIG; from the coding sequence ATGAATGAACGTTATTCACGACAAGAACTTTTTGGCCCCATAGGGGAAGAAGGGCAATTGAAAATTCTCAAAAAACATGTTTTGGTGATTGGAGCGGGTGCTCTCGGTACGGGAAGTGCAGAAGGTCTTGTACGAGCAGGGATTGGGAAACTCACCATTGTGGACAGAGATTATGTAGAGTGGAGCAACCTTCAAAGACAACAGCTTTATTGTGAAGATGATGCTAAAAAAAGGATACCGAAAGCAGTGGCAGCAAAGAATCGTTTGAAGGCGCTAAATTCGGACGTTATCGTAAAATCGCATGTGGCGGATGTCTCGGTAGATGAATTGGCGAAGCTTGTTGAAGGCGTGGATCTAATATTGGATGCCACAGATAATTTCGATACCAGGATGCTTATAAACGATACTGCGCAAAAATATAATATACCTTGGATTTACGGTGCCTGTGTAGGGAGTTATGGGATAAGTTACACGATAATCCCAGAGGCGACACCATGTTTGAATTGTTTGCTGGAAACGGTTCCAATTGGAGGACTGACATGTGATACGGCGGGGATCATCAGCCCTGCTGTTCAAACGGTCGTTGCCCATCAACTGGCGGAAGCATTGAAAATCCTTGTGGAAGATTTTGGATCACTAAGAAACAAAATCGTTTCATTTGATCTTTGGAAAAATGAATATTCATCCATAAATGTAGCGCAATTAAAAAAAGATTCTTGTTTGTCATGCGGGTCAAATCGAACGTACCCCCATCTCTCCTATTCAAATCGAACGAAAACAGCCGTTTTATGCGGAAGGGATTCTGTCCAGATTCGGCCGGCGATGAATCTTGAAAGAGACTTAGCGGAAATCGAAAAAAATCTTCTCGCACAAGGTGGTAAGATCGTCAGGAATCCTTATTTACTTTCATTTACGATCGGAACCCATCGGTTGGTCATTTTTAAAGATGGGCGGGCGTTGATTCATGGAACAAAAGATATTTCCGAAGCAAAAACGTTATATCATCGTTATATTGGCTGA